One genomic window of Actinoplanes lobatus includes the following:
- a CDS encoding VOC family protein, producing the protein MLINLMYVTINVTDQDRALEFYTGGLGLEKRIDHPGPEGRFLTVGVPGSPVQLLLWPYPAAAGNPGTPSPVFLESDDLRKDFEAMRGRGVAFEGEPADYPFGIRIEAIDPDGNRIALREPRSR; encoded by the coding sequence ATGCTGATCAACCTCATGTACGTGACGATCAACGTCACCGACCAGGACCGCGCGCTCGAGTTCTACACCGGGGGCCTCGGGCTGGAGAAGCGGATCGACCACCCGGGGCCCGAGGGCCGCTTCCTCACCGTCGGCGTCCCCGGCAGCCCGGTGCAGCTGCTGCTCTGGCCGTACCCGGCGGCCGCCGGCAACCCGGGCACGCCCAGCCCGGTGTTCCTCGAATCCGACGACCTGCGCAAGGATTTCGAGGCCATGCGGGGGCGCGGCGTCGCCTTCGAGGGCGAACCCGCGGACTATCCGTTCGGCATCCGCATCGAGGCCATCGACCCGGACGGCAACCGGATCGCGCTCCGGGAGCCGCGCTCGCGATGA
- a CDS encoding hemerythrin domain-containing protein, which produces MCEYCGCRSVAAIDELTREHDLVVNMIGDVRAAHIAGDVDRMAAVARRISAVLGPHTEVEEHGLFPLLADDFPDHVAALEQEHRRIEKVLAAAAVETPHDAAWPRQLIEILDLLRDHILKEQDGVFPAALTTLSGEDWDRVDAVRARAMPVTDGGSR; this is translated from the coding sequence ATGTGCGAATACTGCGGTTGCCGGTCCGTCGCCGCCATCGACGAGCTCACCCGCGAACACGACCTGGTCGTGAACATGATCGGCGACGTGCGGGCGGCACACATCGCCGGCGACGTGGACCGGATGGCCGCAGTCGCCCGCCGGATCTCCGCGGTGCTCGGCCCGCACACCGAGGTCGAGGAGCACGGCCTGTTCCCACTGCTGGCCGACGACTTCCCGGACCACGTCGCCGCCCTCGAACAGGAACACCGCCGCATCGAGAAGGTTCTCGCCGCGGCGGCCGTGGAAACACCCCACGACGCCGCGTGGCCGCGACAGCTGATCGAGATCCTCGACCTGCTGCGCGACCACATCCTCAAGGAGCAGGACGGCGTCTTCCCCGCCGCGCTGACCACTCTCAGCGGCGAGGACTGGGATCGCGTCGACGCCGTCCGCGCCCGGGCGATGCCGGTTACAGACGGCGGTAGTAGGTGA
- a CDS encoding sigma-70 family RNA polymerase sigma factor, with amino-acid sequence MTDQLSEVFEAQRDRLRAVAYRMLGSHADAEDVVQEAWIRLACQDATAIDNLAGWLTTVVGRLSLDLLRSRRAHPESEYGLVVTPADEPAPDEQAMLADAVGVALLVVLDSLTPSERLAFVLHDTFGVPFQEIGQILGKSADATKMIASRARRKVRATDRPAGPGREHRQVVEAFRAAALAGDFEALLRVLHPNVKLTVDTPGGMIVTIGATEVAAGARRFSGEVAGHRPVLLSGRPGHISLRADGTPLSAVSFDVADGRITAIHIITDPAKLAALD; translated from the coding sequence ATGACCGATCAGCTGTCCGAGGTGTTCGAGGCCCAGCGTGACCGGTTGCGCGCCGTCGCGTACCGGATGCTGGGCTCGCACGCCGACGCCGAGGACGTGGTCCAGGAGGCGTGGATCCGCCTCGCCTGCCAGGACGCGACGGCCATCGACAACCTGGCCGGATGGCTGACCACGGTGGTCGGCCGCCTCAGCCTGGACCTGCTGCGATCCCGGCGGGCACACCCCGAGAGCGAGTACGGCCTCGTGGTGACGCCCGCCGACGAGCCGGCGCCCGACGAGCAGGCGATGCTCGCCGACGCGGTCGGTGTCGCCCTGCTCGTGGTGCTCGACTCGCTCACCCCGAGCGAACGGCTGGCGTTCGTCCTGCACGACACGTTCGGGGTGCCGTTCCAGGAGATCGGGCAGATCCTCGGCAAGTCGGCCGACGCCACCAAGATGATCGCCAGCCGCGCCCGCCGGAAGGTCCGTGCCACGGACCGGCCGGCGGGCCCCGGCCGCGAGCACCGGCAGGTGGTCGAGGCGTTCCGGGCCGCCGCCCTCGCCGGCGACTTCGAGGCGCTCCTGCGGGTCCTGCACCCGAACGTGAAACTGACCGTGGACACACCCGGCGGCATGATCGTCACCATCGGCGCCACCGAGGTCGCGGCCGGCGCCCGCAGGTTTTCCGGCGAAGTCGCCGGCCACCGTCCGGTGCTGCTTTCCGGCCGCCCCGGGCACATCTCCCTGCGTGCCGACGGAACGCCGCTCTCGGCCGTCTCCTTCGACGTCGCCGACGGCCGGATCACCGCCATCCACATCATCACCGACCCGGCGAAACTCGCCGCTCTCGACTAG
- a CDS encoding TetR/AcrR family transcriptional regulator — protein sequence MTTRRRGEELEQAILHAAAEELRESGYPGMTMDRVAARAGTNKNAIYRRWPHRAALGIAAYRHLTDAVMPDPDTGSLRGDALEMLRRANQTWSSPYGAVLRGLLAAAADDPQLLTLMRERSGADTMDRAWLTMLRRAATRGEAPAAAVHARVATTPMMLLRAEYAMRGLPSVPDEVLVEIVDEVFLPLVHGRGSA from the coding sequence GTGACCACGAGGCGCCGGGGCGAGGAACTGGAGCAGGCGATCCTGCACGCGGCCGCGGAGGAACTGCGCGAATCCGGCTATCCGGGAATGACCATGGACCGGGTCGCCGCCCGGGCCGGGACCAACAAGAACGCGATCTACCGCAGATGGCCGCACCGGGCCGCGCTGGGCATCGCGGCATACCGTCACCTCACCGACGCCGTGATGCCCGACCCGGACACCGGCAGCCTGCGCGGTGACGCCCTGGAGATGCTGCGGCGGGCCAACCAGACGTGGTCCTCGCCGTACGGCGCGGTCCTGCGCGGGCTGCTCGCCGCCGCGGCCGACGACCCGCAACTGCTCACCCTCATGCGCGAGCGCTCCGGCGCCGACACCATGGACCGGGCCTGGCTCACCATGCTGCGACGGGCCGCCACGCGGGGCGAGGCGCCGGCCGCGGCCGTGCACGCTCGGGTCGCGACGACGCCGATGATGCTGCTGCGCGCCGAGTACGCGATGCGCGGCCTCCCCTCGGTGCCCGACGAGGTGCTGGTCGAGATCGTCGACGAGGTGTTCCTGCCCCTCGTCCACGGCCGGGGCTCAGCATGA
- a CDS encoding GNAT family N-acetyltransferase translates to MSETDVTTVVELAVDVFGPFHEGSFRPAVGEEIFANQDAGWWQEYAEQIPCLHAPEEHKHVAVAEIDGRIGGFVAWTVVPAARNGEITHVAVSAASRRTGVGTALCEHAFAQLKQAGAEVVTIGTGGDDFHAPARDLYASLGCTPFPVVTYYRRL, encoded by the coding sequence ATGTCCGAAACTGATGTGACCACCGTCGTGGAGCTGGCCGTCGACGTGTTCGGGCCGTTCCATGAGGGGTCCTTCCGGCCCGCGGTCGGTGAGGAGATCTTCGCCAACCAGGACGCCGGGTGGTGGCAGGAGTACGCCGAGCAGATCCCGTGCCTGCACGCGCCTGAGGAGCACAAGCACGTCGCGGTCGCCGAGATCGACGGCCGGATCGGCGGGTTCGTCGCCTGGACGGTCGTGCCCGCTGCCCGCAACGGCGAGATCACCCACGTCGCGGTGTCCGCGGCCAGCCGCCGGACGGGCGTCGGCACGGCGCTGTGCGAGCACGCGTTCGCGCAGCTCAAGCAGGCCGGCGCCGAGGTCGTGACGATCGGCACCGGCGGGGACGACTTCCACGCGCCGGCCCGTGATCTCTACGCGAGCCTCGGATGCACGCCGTTCCCGGTGGTCACCTACTACCGCCGTCTGTAA
- a CDS encoding methyl-accepting chemotaxis protein: protein MSTTERKPEVLKNSALRDAPVWAKLTALVGAGVLAVGACVGVTLYNNHVADDTAERLNDLTTASAIVLRLDRVASELKVNGLQAITRDDPSEQTALLKTRLDEAEKLLKELGGVNLDSDLDAAVGRIAAVYGDYTQVIERFVAGSAADQAQARLAWEQIDVDNYLTSAVLENERSLFAARVAEATEEADATRDRAQLVLIVSALAGTFILILLARIIVTSITRPLERVRTALKAMADGDLTVSADVTSNDEVGQMAQALDEAQLNMRTVVAQAAASAHTLAAAAEEMTMTAGAIEETAAGSSSQARDMSGAAASVSSNVGAVAAGAQEMAESIREIAHSTSRAADVANQAVDVARSTSVHIDKLGASSAEIASVVQAITAIAEQTNLLALNATIEAARAGEAGKGFAVVASEVKDLAQETARATEDITRRVAAIQSDTAGAVEAISQITSVIEQINSFQTTIASAVEEQTATTAEMNRGITAVADGAETIAGGVAGLASASERTTEGAAQSRQAVTELSTMANELQTLVARFRT, encoded by the coding sequence ATGAGCACCACCGAAAGGAAGCCCGAGGTGCTGAAGAACAGCGCTCTCCGAGACGCCCCGGTCTGGGCAAAACTGACCGCCCTGGTCGGGGCCGGCGTGCTCGCCGTAGGCGCCTGCGTCGGTGTGACCCTCTACAACAACCACGTCGCCGACGACACCGCGGAACGCCTCAACGACCTCACCACCGCCAGCGCGATCGTGCTGCGCCTGGACCGGGTCGCCAGCGAGCTCAAGGTCAACGGCCTCCAGGCGATCACCCGCGACGACCCCAGCGAGCAGACCGCGCTCCTCAAGACCCGCCTCGACGAGGCGGAGAAGCTGCTGAAAGAACTCGGCGGCGTCAATCTCGACAGCGACCTGGACGCGGCCGTCGGCCGAATCGCCGCGGTCTACGGGGACTACACCCAGGTGATCGAGCGGTTCGTCGCCGGCTCGGCAGCCGACCAGGCCCAGGCCCGCCTGGCCTGGGAGCAGATCGACGTCGACAACTACCTGACGAGCGCGGTGCTGGAGAACGAGCGTTCGCTGTTCGCCGCCAGGGTCGCCGAGGCCACCGAGGAGGCCGACGCCACCCGGGACCGGGCACAGCTCGTCCTGATCGTCAGCGCCCTGGCCGGCACCTTCATCCTCATCCTGCTCGCGAGAATCATCGTCACCTCCATCACCCGGCCGCTGGAGCGCGTACGTACCGCGCTCAAGGCGATGGCCGACGGCGACCTGACGGTCTCCGCGGACGTCACGTCCAACGACGAGGTCGGCCAGATGGCGCAGGCTCTCGACGAGGCACAGCTCAACATGCGTACGGTCGTCGCCCAGGCCGCCGCCTCGGCACACACTCTGGCGGCCGCCGCCGAGGAGATGACCATGACGGCCGGGGCCATCGAGGAGACCGCAGCCGGCTCGTCCTCGCAGGCCCGTGACATGTCCGGCGCCGCCGCCTCGGTGTCGTCGAACGTCGGCGCGGTCGCCGCCGGCGCGCAGGAGATGGCCGAGTCGATCCGGGAGATCGCGCACAGCACCAGCCGGGCGGCCGACGTCGCCAACCAGGCCGTGGACGTGGCCCGTTCCACCAGCGTGCACATCGACAAGCTGGGCGCCTCGTCGGCGGAGATCGCCAGCGTGGTGCAGGCGATCACCGCGATCGCCGAGCAGACCAACCTGCTCGCCCTCAACGCCACCATCGAGGCGGCGCGTGCCGGCGAGGCCGGCAAGGGGTTCGCCGTGGTCGCGTCCGAGGTGAAGGACCTGGCGCAGGAGACCGCCCGGGCCACCGAGGACATCACCCGCCGGGTCGCGGCGATCCAGTCGGACACCGCCGGCGCGGTCGAGGCGATCAGCCAGATCACCTCGGTGATCGAGCAGATCAACAGCTTCCAGACCACCATCGCCTCGGCGGTGGAGGAGCAGACCGCCACCACCGCCGAGATGAACCGTGGCATCACCGCGGTCGCCGACGGCGCGGAGACCATCGCGGGTGGTGTGGCCGGGCTGGCGTCCGCCTCCGAGCGGACCACCGAGGGCGCCGCACAGTCCCGGCAGGCGGTCACCGAGCTGAGCACGATGGCCAACGAGTTGCAGACCCTGGTGGCCCGCTTCCGTACCTGA